The genome window GCGACTCACATGAAACACAACTATGTACAGAAGCTGTTGATCCGCTTGTAATCCGAGTAAAACTAGTTATTTTTACTCTCCAGCTCTCCAGCCTTCCCGGTTGATGAATGACCAAAAATTTTGATACATGACGTCTGTTCAAGTCAAATTTTGTCTCTTTAACATCTCTGCTGTAGGATGTCGGGTCCAGGCAAACGTGAAATTTGTTATGATCACCTCTGTAACAATCACGGTGATCTTTTCCAAGGCTTCTTTCCTTTCTTCTGGGGTAACTTGAAGGGACTCCAGCTCTTTCTGCGTTGTTTCGACGTCTCACAAAATAAACCTGAGGCAAGGGCTTGCTGAAGCCAAATATCAAAATCTTCCTCTTCATCCATCATCTCAGCATCCAAATCCCAAGGATATCTGCTTGAGTTGGATCTCTGATTTGATTTCTCCAATCCAACCATGTTTACATGAAAACTTGGACGATGGGTATTTGGTCTACAAGCCATTCCCTGTACAGAAAATTTTGTTTGTCATCTAATTTAAACAATTTGAACTCAAATCAGAAATCTACTTCAGAGGACTGTAAGAAACCCTCTGGCTTAACTAATACTACTATAAACTGAATAAATAGCTGTTCCGCAACTTATTGTGTAGACAAGATTCACACTTGACATCAAAAATTTGTATCATTGACCATAATTGGACACAATTACATACCACCTtctgtgtttggttgggatgaataaacggaaggaatggaatgagattataactatattatgggtgaaagttaaaaattttcattatttcacCACTCCATTATAACAAACTAAACTAGAAATGCAACCCGCCAATTTAAAATGGAATGCGCCATTCTCCCTCGCACAAATTTTCCTACCATATCtcacaaataaattttttgctCCCATTCATTCTTGTTTCATATCTTCCTCCTAAATTCATTTTTTCCCCTTAATTTCCAACCATTTAATTCCTTTTCCCCGAACCAAACACAGCATAGGATTTCCTTGTCTTTCTTATGCAGGATGTTTACGGATTGAAAGTTACTTAACCTATGTTTCTTATGCAGCTGTTGTATATTATAAGTTTATAACAGAGACGTCAAGTTTGGAAGGTTATATGGTCCAGACCTATTATCATTTGGCACATGGTGGATGCACCATACTGCATAATAAAAAGGATTGTCTATGTATCTTCTTGCTCTAGAATAAAAAGCAATATCTATGGACCGAAGAGTATTGTGCATTAACAAAGATGATTCATATGCTCATTTGTTATGGATTCAAGGTCACAAGCACCACAAATTTAGAgtaaagatttatttaaaaaaaaggtgTTCAGATTAAACATAAAATGCAACCAAAAAAATTACCCCATCTAAAAAGGCTCGAGACATTATTAGAAATTTAGGAGACGAGATGGAATGTACACCATCTATGTTATATGGAGTGGATTGGTGAAGTCTTTGTTTTTCGGAAAGAGATAACgactcataaaataaaattgttccATTATGAAATTCCGCTTGGCATGTAGGGGATTGTTTGACAATTGACTTTCAGCTTAATATTTTATGCGCAAAGTTTTTCTACACTAGGTAGCTGCATGGCTGGCAAGCCATTTACATTTGCAGAGGAAGCTTCAGCAAGCTGTGACAACTAAAAACCCATCTTGCCTTCAGCACAGCATGCACGATtacttaaattataatatttaagaaAAACGTGAGGCAATAAGACCTTCCTCGAACCTATACACTAGAGGGGAGAGGTGTTGGGGGACAATTTTTGCTAGACctaaaaaacaatcaaggaccgAGAATCAGCTGAATAAGAGATTAATCTATAATATTCGCAAACGCTCTTTACTGGCCAAGGACAAATCCTGCTGATTTAGCAGCAGACCATGGAGAAGAGAGATTGGAGATGTAAGAAAATAAGAACCAAGGACCCATTTTAGTCATTTACAATTACTGTAAATCCTATGTAAAGAATACAAAAGACCTCGACTGAGTTAAACAGAAGATCAGAAATCAAGAAGTTATAGATGAGCAAACATAAATGAGCAGAAATAGCATCACATAACgtaacattttcatccagaaatCCTCTATAATTTAAATGTGTTTCCTCTGACATATAAGCTTGATTTGAGGGTAAGCTCTATACGACTATATTCCCTTTCGCAATATATATCAGAGTATCAGACTATACCGCCTGTAAGTGACCTTACTTCATGATACTGCCGATATTCATTTATTAGATTACCACTTACCAGAAGCTCAAAAATCTTATAGTTTTTCAATTATAACCTTTTATCTCTAAACATCACTAACCTGACAGATAGCCCATTCTGATACGTCAAATATCTTGCTTTCAGCACAGACAAATGCACGTGGAATCTCCACCtaacatcaaaaaaaaaattaccccGATCAGTTATGCATATTTATGAAGACCTCGATGTCTCTACTATACTATCAAGCAAAGCACTTTTCCAGCAACAAAAGAACACATTTATCTAGGAAATAAAAGACATGATAGTTTTACTTAGAAGTGCGTTCAAGCAAGACTTTGCTGCTAAAGTGCTAAACCaagattaatattaattagcTCACATGGAACTCATTTGTGCTTTTCTCATAAAGGAAACCAGGGGGGCACTATTATCAACATTGTTCAGGAAAGAGACACTGATCAGCATAAAACTAAGCAATAAAAGGGATGAAttgatttgttgcagaatacaTCAAAGCTGTATACCTTTTGGGGCCGATTGAACACTAGAGAACCTCTGTATTCAACCCATCCATCTCCATCCTTAGCTTGGTGGTACTGACAGCAATCCTAAATCCAAAAACAAACATAATTCACAATCAAGTCTAAGAATAATGAATGAAAAGGAATAGTCAGAGATGAAAGAACTGAACCTGACACCATCTTGCCATTGTCTTGGCCCTATTGGTGCAAACCCATATGTGTGAATTGCCACATTTAGTGCACTGTATACGTCTAGACTCTTCAGAACAGTAGTCCGAGCGACCCTGCTAATTATATTTGGTTAAACAATTGTCTGATAATATCTAGTAATTACTTCACTGGTAGCTCAAATCTTAATTTCGTAAAATACCATTTAGCATTTCACGACGTGCATTTCCACTTTTTCTTGAGGTTGTCAGAAGAACTTAATGTGACCAAGATGCGAGATCACAAAATCGGAACTTCACTATTTCTATTAGTGATACCTGGTTCCTTTTTGTTTTGTTACTGTACTTTAAAAAAGTACTGACATTCAGCTTTTTACCCTCTCAAACGGTCTTAATGGAGACTAAGGCAACTACACAGAACACTCAACTACCTAAGATAATAATGACTGATATAGATATAGTAAAGTATTATAAATTCACCAACATACATTTTGTTCTGACTTCTATTTATCTCAGTCTCATCAATATAAGCAGGGAAGTGGCAATACAAAAAACAATGAAATTCTTATAAGCTAAATACGATTCTAGATCTTGCATGTAAAGGAGCCCAACAGATCAGACATATATGGTTAAACTTTTCCGGTCAGGAACAATATCCAAGTACAATAGTAACTGTGTTCAGGAACGATGGCCAAgtacaataataaaatattaaatttacctGACTGAATTCCTTATAATACCCTACCCagatgatatgcaagttcaaaTGTAAGATCTTTACTTGCACAAACAAAGGAAATCAAATTACATTTATACCTGATGAGGAATATCAGGAGATTTCTGTGCAACACTCTTATATTCTTCTTTTCTCAGTTGTTCATCATAATCTCGCTTCTTCGTAGAATCAGAAAGAACCTGAACGTATTGACagcaaaaaatatcaattaatttatgTAGGTCAAAATCAAGGTTGTCTTTACTGAACAGTGTAAGAGAATCCAATGAAATAGACACTTGCCTCATATGCACATTGAAGTTTCTTAAATGATTCACTTGCCAGCGGGCTTCCCATGTTTTTATCAGGATGCACAAGCATGGCCTGACCACACAATTCCATTATAAGTATATCAACAAATTATCGTTATCAATTTTAATACAGTAtagtaattgttttagattgcTGCATGTTCTTTTTAGCATGTGATtgccaaattttaattttaactatgGTGATAACAAACATACAATTCTAAACTTGAAATGAGCACAGAGAATCAATAAAGAAAGATTATATTCGGGGGTAAACGTTTTATACAAgtatattaatatgaattagCACTAACAGTGGAAAAGAACTAAAAAGTATGCAAGGAACAATAAGAAATTGAAGCCAAGGGAATAGATTGATAATCATCTTCATATGTAACCTGTATCTGCTGACAGATTATAAGTGAAATTTACTGTAAAACTAAAAAAACGTACCTTTTTCCGATACTCCTTCTTCAACAGAAGAGCATCAATTTTATTGACTCGAGATAATCCAAGTGCTTCATAATGATCCAAGCTTCCCAAAATTCTTTTCATCTCCTCCGGAGAATTCACCACTTCTTTCACGATATGAGTAGCAGAAGTTTCCGTATGCTTTTTGACAACAGGTGGGGTGGGAGTAGTTGTGCTCGGTGATGATTTAGTGCTAGAAGATTTAGAAGACTGAACCTTTTCATCTTCGTCAGTAGGAGTAGAATAGTCGCAATCTTCCACAAAGTCGTCATCACTGAATGGCACTGATTCTTTGTTCTCCTCAAAGTGCGTGCTTTCACGCAAATTATCACACCATTGAAGGACATAATTTAACAAGTCATTAGAGAGAAAGGAGAGACTTATTGATACAACAACACCATGCCATCCTACTCGAACCTTTACAGAATAGAGGGCATAGATAGTAGCAATTAAGACAACCAAGCGAGCATGGTTCAAGGAAAACAAATAACCTGCAACAAAGACAAAAGAAGAAAATTCAGATTAAGCAGATTAGGTTAACTACTAGAAATATATATTAGCAATTAGGAAAATCTAAGCTTGTCAGAGTTTCTTCTTTGTAGCCTTTAAAACTCATTAATAAGAAAAGTAAACAACTATAAAGATTAAAAGAAGACATAATCTGGAAAGGTAAATGTGGCATACCTCCAACTATAAATAATGTACCCATGATCCAAAAGTTAGCATACATCCACAAAACTAATATAGCACAGAGCCCTGCAATAAAAATTCCAGGAGTGTAACCCAAATATTGGATGGCAACCCCAGCAACCCCCTGAAATAACACTTTAGATAGTCAGAAGATTTGTTGTTAAATTTGGTTGAACAAAGTGAAGAACATAACTACAAAATCAGATATCTATAAGCATGTCTTCCTACATTAAAATGAATTCCAAGGCATATGAATAATTAGTAACAGCTTAATAAGACTGTCACCGTTAACAATAAGACGTCATCACAGCATGTACAATACTGAGTTGGTTATAACAGAGAATATTATGTTTTTGCCTATCCGGCTTGACTATATAAGTTCAGATTTATGTCTCTTCAACTAAAATAAAGATATT of Daucus carota subsp. sativus chromosome 3, DH1 v3.0, whole genome shotgun sequence contains these proteins:
- the LOC108215305 gene encoding uncharacterized protein LOC108215305 isoform X1, with the protein product MMEDIGLVSQGWKWLQSKKHFYSVAQTSATCFRDKIGIFFERHWPVVCCVCARIATVLHFLLIHWKDCFVRGFWSFVGLGSAALLVIMWSCFISLTSMSCLVYALLSMGVAGVAIQYLGYTPGIFIAGLCAILVLWMYANFWIMGTLFIVGGYLFSLNHARLVVLIATIYALYSVKVRVGWHGVVVSISLSFLSNDLLNYVLQWCDNLRESTHFEENKESVPFSDDDFVEDCDYSTPTDEDEKVQSSKSSSTKSSPSTTTPTPPVVKKHTETSATHIVKEVVNSPEEMKRILGSLDHYEALGLSRVNKIDALLLKKEYRKKAMLVHPDKNMGSPLASESFKKLQCAYEVLSDSTKKRDYDEQLRKEEYKSVAQKSPDIPHQQGRSDYCSEESRRIQCTKCGNSHIWVCTNRAKTMARWCQDCCQYHQAKDGDGWVEYRGSLVFNRPQKVEIPRAFVCAESKIFDVSEWAICQGMACRPNTHRPSFHVNMVGLEKSNQRSNSSRYPWDLDAEMMDEEEDFDIWLQQALASGLFCETSKQRRKSWSPFKLPQKKGKKPWKRSP
- the LOC108215305 gene encoding uncharacterized protein LOC108215305 isoform X2 gives rise to the protein MMEDIGLVSQGWKWLQSKKHFYSVAQTSATCFRDKIGIFFERHWPVVCCVCARIATVLHFLLIHWKDCFVRGFWSFVGLGSAALLVIMWSCFISLTSMSCLVYALLSMGVAGVAIQYLGYTPGIFIAGLCAILVLWMYANFWIMGTLFIVGGYLFSLNHARLVVLIATIYALYSVKVRVGWHGVVVSISLSFLSNDLLNYVLQWCDNLRESTHFEENKESVPFSDDDFVEDCDYSTPTDEDEKVQSSKSSSTKSSPSTTTPTPPVVKKHTETSATHIVKEVVNSPEEMKRILGSLDHYEALGLSRVNKIDALLLKKEYRKKAMLVHPDKNMGSPLASESFKKLQCAYEVLSDSTKKRDYDEQLRKEEYKSVAQKSPDIPHQGRSDYCSEESRRIQCTKCGNSHIWVCTNRAKTMARWCQDCCQYHQAKDGDGWVEYRGSLVFNRPQKVEIPRAFVCAESKIFDVSEWAICQGMACRPNTHRPSFHVNMVGLEKSNQRSNSSRYPWDLDAEMMDEEEDFDIWLQQALASGLFCETSKQRRKSWSPFKLPQKKGKKPWKRSP